A stretch of DNA from Xiphophorus maculatus strain JP 163 A chromosome 8, X_maculatus-5.0-male, whole genome shotgun sequence:
CTGGAGTTTGGGGTCTAAAGAAGAACTTTGCTCTGCTGGAACTCTTGGAGCGCCTCCAGAACGGAGCAAGCAACCAGTCCGGAATGGCCGAGGACGCTCTGAAAGGCGTGGGAGAAGTAAGGCGGCCGTATTCACAACCACAGAGAAATCTCCAcgcattttaaagaaaacaaaaacaaaatccaatcaCCTTCTGCCCCCCCATTCCTCAGTGTATAATCCGTTGCGACGAGGACGAGAGCCACACGGCGTCCATGTACTGCACGGTATGCGCCACGCACCTGTGCGCCGAGTGCTCCCAGCTCACCCACTCCACCCGCACGCTGGCCAAACACCGCCGGGTGCCGCTGGCCGACAAGCCCCACGAGAAGATGCTGTGTCCGCAGCACCAAGTCCACGCCATCGAGTTCGTCTGCCTGGAGGAGGCCTGCCAGTCAGGGCCTCTCATGTGCTGCGTCTGCAAGGAATACGGCAAGCACCAAGGACACAAGGTAGGAGGGGTCAGGTTGCGCCCGCAGACGTCGATGTTTTTTATTAAgtgaaagacaaacatgttgtgtattttgatgcttttcaaaagtttttgaCCGTGGTTTGCACACTTCTGCAGATGAGCTCATTTTTAGCTTAGCTCTTTTGCTAACTCCTGAAAACATTTATCTCGCTCAGCTTCATTTCAGACAGAAGAATTATCCAAAAagttagtaaaaaaataaagttagttAGCACTGCCCTCCACTGCTTTttaacagctaaaaataaaacaattggcGCGACCAATCAAAATCCAAACAAGAATCCGTGGCAAGGCGTCAACGTTGATATTTACAGCTGCTCCTCGTCCGACAACTCGTGAAAAGGTGCTGCTTCATTAAATATTCCGTCTGAATGCCTTCTGTGCAGCACGCGCTTCTGGAAACGGAAGCCAACCAGATCCGTGCGTCCATCCTGGACATGGCCCACTGCATCCGAACGTTCACAGACGAGGTGTCCGAGTACTCCAGGAAGCTGGTGGGCATCGTGCAGCAGATCGAGGGCGGGGAGCAGATAGTAGAGGACGGCGTCGGCATGGCGCACACGGAACACGTAAGGCTTCTATCTTCCACCCGAATTATGGCGCTTCTTCCtgcaaacttttttgtttttaaaacttttttttttttttttttaccccggGAGATCCCTGGAACGGCGGAGAGCGCGCGCTCCTGCGTCCGCGCGTACTTCGCCGACCTCCACGAGACGCTGTGTCGGCAGGAGGAGATGGCCCTGAGCGTGGTGGACGCTCACGTCAGGGAGAGGCTCATCTGGCtgaggcagcagcaggaggacaTGACCATCCTGCTGTCTCAGGTCTCCACCGCCTGCCTGCACTGCGAGAAAACCCTCCAGCAGGTCAGGCaccttctttttttaagcaaacGCGCGCAAACAATAAGACGGATTCAAAGGCGCCCTGGAGTTATCGCGTCGTTTTCCGCCGCAGGACGACTGCCGAGTGGTGCTGGCGAAGCAGGAGATCAACTGTCTGCTGGAGACTCTTCAGAAGCAGCAGCACCAGTTCACGGAGCTGGCCGATCACGTCCAGCTGGACGCCGGCATCCCCGTCACCTTCACTAAGGTACCCACTGCCCCCACCTACagacacttaaaaaacaaacaccagacGGCTGACGGATGTCTTCTCCTCCCAGGACAACAGAGTCCACATCGGCCCAAAGATGGAGATCCGAGTCGTGACTCTGGGGCTCGACGGAGCGGGAAAGACCACCATCCTTTTTAAGCTGAAGCAGGATGAGTTCATGCAGCCCATCCCGACCATCGGTACtgcctctttttaaaaaaaaacaacacgcCACACCAGGCTGCGATGTCAATGATTAACACCTAAATCAAAGATGtttctccttcctgtttctccCAGGTTTCAATGTGGAGACAGTAGAATACAAAAACTTGAAATTCACGATCTGGGACGTGGGAGGAAAGCATAAACTAAGACCTCTCTGGAAACACTATTATCTGAACACTCAAGGTATGTTCAGGTTCAGGTTGAGCATTGAGAAAGTTtacttgtaaaaacaaaacaaaaaattactgTCAAGTGGGAATAGAAAATAAACCTACAGAACAGTCAAGCAGACAAATTGATTTTCTCTTAGCATCTCAACTTGTCGTGGTAAGTCTGAGCGTCGCTGGAGGATTTGGGAAAAGTTAGAAAATGTGTAtgaaccaacacacacacagacgtctTCATTCTGTTCTCTGACTTCAGGCGGTTGAGGCTACcactaactagctgctaatactTCTAGCTAACGAGCTTGctagttgttttttctttttgtacgtCTGCGTATTGGGGTCATTGTAGgtaggagtaaaaaaaaaaagtgcagtaaATTTCCACCTAAAACCATTCATGCATGTctgattttcaacttttggagctccaaaactttacatgtttttttttttcttcttgaaaacGTGAAATTAATTGCAAACTTTGAagtttttcttacaaatttaCGACTTTttcagccttttctttttttgttaatttctgaACTTAAtcaaaaaaagtagttttaatcTGCGATGGTCCTGTATGCAGTTGTATTTTAGCCTCTATCTAATTTATCGTAATCTCGTAAAAATTATCGATACGTTATCTTACCGTTTATCTAATTTACCATAACTGTAAATTCATGGGAAGTTTGTTGGACGACGTTTGTCTTTGCTACTAGCTTACTTCTGTTGCCAAACCACAACGTTGcgttcattttgcattttgtgtaaaaaaaaaaaaaaaaaaagctttgcacTGCTACAATAGAAAgtgcagttttcttttgtacatttctgtcgtGATACAAGCCTTATGATTTATTCATAATGGTTACAAAAGggttcttaaaaaaaaccctcaaatcTGAGTTTGTGAAACCCGCCGTTTGTTCATGCAGCAGTGGTGTACGTGATCGACAGCTGCCACCGAGACCGACTGATGGAGGCGCACAGCGAGCTGGCCAAGCTGCTGACGGAGAAGGAGCTGCGGGACGCCTTGTTGCTCATCTTCGCAAACAAGCAGGTAGCgatgtaaaagtttttattgttgttccTTTCAATTTGACCCTGTCCCGGCTTGGAAACGAGCCCCTTCACCCTTACGCGCCGCTCGCCTCGCAGGACGTTCCGGGCGCCGTGTCGGTGGAGGAGATGACGGAGCTGCTGAGCCTGCACAAGCTGTGCTGCGGGAGGAGCTGGCACATCCAGGGCTGCGACGCCCGCAGCGGGATGGGTCTCCACGAGGGGCTGGACTGGCTCTCCAGGCAGCTGGTGGCCGCCGGAGTCCTGGATGTAGCTTaaacatcatcatcttcatcattaaTCTGCCACCAACGCGTCCTGCACTTACTGACCTTACCCCAATCCTCCAGGATGCGGCTGAAAGGCCAGTCCCTCCGTTTCATCTTTTCTCTTAAGTAAAGATGGAAATGCCTCCCCTGGCTTTATTAAAACTACAGACACCTTCTGAACTTTCAGAATGAACCCCCAATCATTCGTGGTcatcacatttatttcagtaactagCCTATTTACTCTGAAACGCTCCTTGTGCTGCGACAGTCTAGACTCTATTCTTTCCATTCAGAGCAGTCcttgttgtgatttttatttttttttcagcttcagttCTGTAAGATTAACTCACTAACCGTTAGCTAGTTCAGGTAAGCGACTACAGTGACCTTGTATTGTAAATCCAGCACATCTTTGCAAATGACGTTATCAACAGAGCTGGTAACCAGTTTTCGCTTCAGTGAGTCCAGTGGCTTCTAGTCGGTGTTGATGTTGCCTCATCGCCTGATGTCAGCAACAGCTGCTGTAGTGCAATCGGCTCGTTTCTAGTCGTCTTAAGCTAGTTTCTCCCAAGTGTGTGAACCTGTTTGATTTTCCAGACTGGACTTGAAGGGGTCGCACTGCTTGTTTCCGGTTGAATGGCTTGCTTTCTGTTACAGAGTAACTGtttactgaatttatttacagaCAGGAAAGGAGGGAGAGACGTAGAGGGGGGCGTTTCTGTGAGCAGATGAAATGTCagaatttaactttttctccagtttctttttttgaaatcCATTTCCGCCATGAatgggggagaaaaacaaaagcccaACAGAAAGTCATGATTGAGGTTCAATCATGACTTTCCAAGTCGGGATCTTGAAATGCTAAATtgcaattttgacttttaaaagtgACGAAGCGTAACGTTCCATCTCATAATTCCGAGTTTGAATCTCACCGCGACTTTAAAAGTCGACATCGACGGAAAAACATTTACGTTCGAAGTCGAAATTGACGTCGGATCTTACAATTATGACTTCGAATCTCatatgacttcctgttgggcttttatttttttctctcacggCAGAAACGAACTTCCGCCAGACGAACCACCTCCTGTTACGTTAACCTCGttgttaaagagaaaacataaaaaaaatgtgaaactttgcGCGTTGATATGGAAGTGCGT
This window harbors:
- the trim23 gene encoding E3 ubiquitin-protein ligase TRIM23 isoform X1, producing MAAAAAGINKQGAVATMESCLRHGRGANGGAVKVLECGVCEDVFSLQGDKVPRLLLCGHTVCHDCLTRLPLHGRAVRCPFDRQATELGDSGVWGLKKNFALLELLERLQNGASNQSGMAEDALKGVGECIIRCDEDESHTASMYCTVCATHLCAECSQLTHSTRTLAKHRRVPLADKPHEKMLCPQHQVHAIEFVCLEEACQSGPLMCCVCKEYGKHQGHKHALLETEANQIRASILDMAHCIRTFTDEVSEYSRKLVGIVQQIEGGEQIVEDGVGMAHTEHIPGTAESARSCVRAYFADLHETLCRQEEMALSVVDAHVRERLIWLRQQQEDMTILLSQVSTACLHCEKTLQQDDCRVVLAKQEINCLLETLQKQQHQFTELADHVQLDAGIPVTFTKDNRVHIGPKMEIRVVTLGLDGAGKTTILFKLKQDEFMQPIPTIGFNVETVEYKNLKFTIWDVGGKHKLRPLWKHYYLNTQAVVYVIDSCHRDRLMEAHSELAKLLTEKELRDALLLIFANKQDVPGAVSVEEMTELLSLHKLCCGRSWHIQGCDARSGMGLHEGLDWLSRQLVAAGVLDVA
- the trim23 gene encoding E3 ubiquitin-protein ligase TRIM23 isoform X2, with amino-acid sequence MAAAAAGINKQGAVATMESCLRHGRGANGGAVKVLECGVCEDVFSLQGDKVPRLLLCGHTVCHDCLTRLPLHGRAVRCPFDRQATELGDSGVWGLKKNFALLELLERLQNGASNQSGMAEDALKGVGECIIRCDEDESHTASMYCTVCATHLCAECSQLTHSTRTLAKHRRVPLADKPHEKMLCPQHQVHAIEFVCLEEACQSGPLMCCVCKEYGKHQGHKHALLETEANQIRASILDMAHCIRTFTDEVSEYSRKLVGIVQQIEGGEQIVEDGVGMAHTEHIPGTAESARSCVRAYFADLHETLCRQEEMALSVVDAHVRERLIWLRQQQEDMTILLSQVSTACLHCEKTLQQDDCRVVLAKQEINCLLETLQKQQHQFTELADHVQLDAGIPVTFTKDNRVHIGPKMEIRVVTLGLDGAGKTTILFKLKQDEFMQPIPTIGFNVETVEYKNLKFTIWDVGGKHKLRPLWKHYYLNTQVVYVIDSCHRDRLMEAHSELAKLLTEKELRDALLLIFANKQDVPGAVSVEEMTELLSLHKLCCGRSWHIQGCDARSGMGLHEGLDWLSRQLVAAGVLDVA